From the Fulvia fulva chromosome 2, complete sequence genome, one window contains:
- a CDS encoding 5'-AMP-activated protein kinase subunit gamma, translated as MMEDEARTNQNSGRRRTASSSRDHGLNSSSALQDHEHGSTAGKHDAQKAPSHQTLEHTGVQAKVFTTSPITGTTPPLSTAAPSVAPLPVTVPAALPFVAPSDLLRPQASRAQSSWGTAAGTGADAVARDSVDRPMTPLDREQINGLRAIRAFLKVRTSYDVLPLSYRLIVFDTSLLVKKSLNILTQCAIVSAPLWDSKTSTFAGLLTTSDYINVVQYYWQNPDSLQQIDQFRLNGLREIERAIGVTPIETVSIHPLQPLYDACRRMLESRARRIPLIDTDDETQREMVVSVITQYRILKFISVNVKETQNLRKPLRDIKVGTYTNLATATMDTPVMDCIHMLVKKSISSVPILDPKDGTVLNVFESVDVISLIKGGDYENNLNLTVGKALDKRSDDFPGIYTCTLNDRLDTIFDTIRKSRVHRLVIIDEQNQLKGLLSLSDILDYTLNSPLGDGND; from the exons ATGATGGAGGATGAGGCGCGAACGAATCAAAACAGTGGGCGCCGGCGCACTGCCAGCAGCAGCCGGGATCATGGTCTGAATTCCAGTTCCGCCCTGCAGGATCACGAGCACGGCAGTACCGCTGGGAAGCATGATGCACAGAAGGCTCCCTCCCACCAGACTCTGGAACATACGGGAGTGCAGGCGAAAGTGTTCACGACATCCCCTATCACTGGCACTACACCTCCGCTGAGCACTGCTGCACCGTCCGTCGCGCCGCTGCCAGTCACTGTCCCTGCTGCCCTGCCGTTTGTCGCTCCGAGCGATCTGTTGAGACCGCAGGCGTCGCGTGCGCAGAGTAGCTGGGGTACTGCTGCGGGTACCGGTGCGGATGCTGTCGCGAGGGACAGCGTCGACAGACCGATGACTCCGCTGGACAGGGAGCAGATCAATGGATTG CgcgcgataagagccttcCTCAAAGTCCGAACGAGCTACGATGTGCTGCCGCTCAGCTACAGACTCATCGTCTTCGACACCTCGCTCCTCGTCAAGAAGAGCCTGAACATCCTCACCCAATGCGCCATCGTCTCTGCGCCGCTGTGGGACTCGAAGACATCGACCTTCGCCGGACTGTTAACCACATCCGACTACATCAACGTGGTGCAATACTACTGGCAGAACCCGGACTCATTGCAGCAAATCGATCAATTCCGATTGAATGGACTACGAGAGATCGAGCGAGCCATCGGCGTGACACCCATCGAGACCGTGTCAATACACCCACTTCAACCTCTATACGATGCATGTCGGCGAATGCTCGAGTCGCGGGCGAGGAGGATACCGCTCATCGACACAGATGACGAAACGCAGAGGGAAATGGTCGTCAGCGTGATAACACAATACCGCATCTTGAAGTTCATCTCGGTCAACGTGAAGGAGACGCAGAACCTACGGAAACCGCTGCGAGATATCAAGGTCGGCACGTACACGAACCTGGCAACAGCGACGATGGACACGCCCGTGATGGACTGCATCCACATGCTGGTTAAGAAGAGCATATCGAGCGTCCCAATCCTGGACCCCAAGGACGGGACTGTACTCAATGTCTTTGAGTCCGTCGATGTCATCTCCCTTATCAAGGGCGGCGACTACGAAAACAACTTGAACCTGACAGTAGGGAAAGCGCTAGACAAGAGATCCGAT GACTTCCCCGGCATCTACACCTGCACCCTCAACGACCGCCTCGACACAATCTTCGACACCATCCGCAAATCGCGCGTGCACAGACTCGTCATCATCGACGAGCAGAACCAGCTCAAGGGCCTGTTGTCACTGAGTGATATTCTCGACTACACGTTGAATAGTCCCCTCGGTGACGGGAACGACTAG